The Solanum pennellii chromosome 11, SPENNV200 genome contains a region encoding:
- the LOC107004167 gene encoding cyclin-dependent protein kinase inhibitor SMR13-like, with product MAKDLQTPKDFQENQSPNIDSLLPNECKTPKSPSFRIPKVVNCPGAPKKPKRANRSLCKRRLRFEIVVMVDEEEIDSFFRNAEDVNNGGSIIMKRRRSM from the coding sequence ATGGCTAAAGACCTCCAAACCCCaaaagatttccaagaaaaccAATCACCAAACATCGACTCTCTTCTTCCAAATGAAtgcaaaaccccaaaatctccTTCATTTAGGATTCCCAAAGTTGTTAACTGTCCTGGTGCACCTAAGAAACCTAAAAGGGCAAATCGGTCATTGTGCAAGAGGCGATTGCGATTTGAGATCGTCGTCATGGTTGATGAGGAAGAAATCGATTCGTTTTTCAGAAATGCTGAAGATGTTAATAATGGTGGTAGCATCATCATGAAAAGAAGACGTAGCATGTAa